In one Quercus lobata isolate SW786 unplaced genomic scaffold, ValleyOak3.0 Primary Assembly Scq3eQI_1873, whole genome shotgun sequence genomic region, the following are encoded:
- the LOC115973242 gene encoding protein FAR1-RELATED SEQUENCE 9-like — protein sequence MEHEELYDALDNSRPSEQELPLEDFGDCELKSKPYVGMQFDSLDDVETFYKEFAKKEGFGIRIRTSKKAPRSDDVTSRIYVCCSKGQCKTKNALDNGLSRDDENKARRSCSSLRTRCEAMLRVMKNKKLQKWVVKGFDNNHNHGIISPKSVSYLRCHKKMSTAAKSLVEKFGEEGLPTGKVAMMFNVGDQTFTSRDCWNHLRDVRGKNLDVGDASAVLNYCQKQQAQNSNFFYAIQCDDVDHMVNFFGVDARSRMAYQYFGDVVTFDTTYKTNKYDMPFAPFTGLNHHCQSILFGCVLLQDETEQTFVWLFETWLQAMWGKKPKSIITNQDLAMGAAIAKVFPRTRHRLCLWHIKKKFPEKLSHIYHKNSIFKRELKRCIRESSSVEKFEEAWKSLILTYGLERNEWLEGLYNIQESWVPVYNRNTFFAGMNTTQRSESINAFFDSFVNSRTTLKDFVVKFAKAVDSRYKKERKEDFDSRHKTPSLVIGSKIEHQAASIYTRTIFNKFQKELVSNNHFTKEKVEKNGTFYRYKATSSFDPDDAFIVKLNLESKVCECDCQLFEFMGIVCRHMLLIFQVKNIFQIPSHYILQRWTKEANKELKSVEYRSSFEDEHHMSRALRSIHVCQRVSQFSYLVEKSEDIYKMIISDLDHTLKKVFGMENELLEDKEDDEMDMHHKSGESADIVEVEDWSVIVPLNIKDPHVSQTKGRKKSTEKQGPGGRIKGGLEISLARATTKRRSYQLCGGYGHNRRTCKQFNGEGSDYQDEENIIEVDDNDIDDLA from the coding sequence ATGGAACATGAAGAGTTATATGATGCCCTAGACAATTCGAGACCATCAGAACAAGAGTTACCGCTTGAAGATTTTGGTGATTGTGAGTTGAAATCCAAGCCATATGTCGGAATGCAATTTGACTCCCTTGATGATGTTGAAACTTTTTACAAAGAATTTGCCAAAAAagaaggttttggaatccgtATCCGTACGAGTAAAAAAGCACCCAGAAGTGATGATGTAACAAGTCGTATTTATGTATGTTGTAGTAAAGGGCagtgcaaaacaaaaaatgcattaGACAATGGTTTGAGTAGAGATGATGAAAACAAGGCTCGTAGAAGTTGCTCAAGTCTTAGAACTAGATGTGAAGCAATGCTTAGGGTCATGAAGAATAAGAAGTTGCAGAAATGGGTTGTGAAGGGATTTGACAACAACCACAATCATGGTATTATTAGTCCAAAGAGTGTGTCATACCTCCGATGCCACAAAAAAATGTCTACCGCTGCTAAGAGTCTAGTTGAAAAATTTGGTGAAGAAGGTCTTCCAACAGGAAAAGTTGCCATGATGTTCAATGTAGGTGACCAAACATTTACAAGTAGAGATTGTTGGAATCACTTGAGAGATGTTAGGGGAAAAAATCTAGATGTTGGAGATGCCTCAGCTGTCCTTAATTATTGCCAAAAACAACAAGCTCAAAACTCCAATTTCTTTTATGCAATTCAATGTGATGATGTTGACCATatggttaatttttttggggtggaTGCGCGATCAAGAATGGCTTATCAATACTTTGGGGATGTAGTGACATTTGACACAACttacaaaacaaacaagtaTGATATGCCATTTGCTCCTTTTACGGGGTTAAACCATCATTGtcaatcaattttatttggttgtgtATTGTTGCAAGATGAGACAGAACAAACTTTTGTGTGGCTATTTGAAACTTGGCTTCAAGCAATGTGGGGGAAGAAACCAAAATCTATTATTACAAATCAAGATTTAGCCATGGGTGCAGCTATTGCAAAGGTATTCCCAAGAACTCGTCATCGTCTTTGTCTTTGGCATATTAAGAAGAAATTTCCAGAGAAACTTTCCCATATATATCATAAGAATTCAATATTCAAACGTGAGTTGAAGAGATGCATTCGTGAGTCATCTAGTGTGGAAAAATTTGAGGAGGCTTGGAAGAGCCTAATATTGACTTATGGCTTGGAGAGAAATGAATGGCTTGAAGGATTATATAATATTCAAGAGTCATGGGTACCGGTTTACAATAGAAATACTTTCTTTGCAGGAATGAACACCACCCAGAGAAGTGAAAGCATCAATGCGTTCTTTGACTCCTTTGTTAACTCAAGAACTACATTAAAGGATTTTGTGGTCAAATTTGCAAAGGCGGTGGACAGTCgttataagaaagaaaggaaggaagACTTTGATTCAAGACATAAAACACCTTCTTTGGTAATTGGCTCAAAAATAGAGCATCAAGCTGCTTCTATATACACGAGAACCATATTTAACAAGTTCCAAAAAGAATTGGTGAGTAATAACCACTTTACAAAGGAAAAGGTTGAGAAAAATGGAACTTTTTATAGGTACAAAGCAACAAGTTCCTTTGATCCAGATGATGCATTTATTGTGAAGCTGAACTTGGAATCAAAAGTTTGTGAATGTGACTGCCAACTTTTTGAGTTTATGGGAATTGTTTGTAGGCACATGTTATTAATCTTCcaagttaaaaatatttttcagattCCTAGCCACTACATCCTACAACGTTGGACAAAAGAAGCAAATAAAGAACTCAAAAGTGTAGAATATAGATCAAGCTTTGAGGATGAGCATCATATGTCAAGAGCCTTACGAAGCATCCATGTTTGTCAACGTGTAAGTCAATTTTCTTACCTTGTTGAAAAATCtgaagatatatataaaatgataatcTCAGACTTAGACCATACCCTTAAGAAAGTTTTTGGAATGGAAAATGAACTGCTTGAAGATAAGGAAGATGATGAAATGGATATGCATCACAAGAGTGGTGAATCAGCTGACATTGTTGAAGTAGAAGACTGGTCTGTCATTGTTCCTTTAAATATAAAAGATCCACATGTATCACAAACCAAAGGTCGAAAGAAAAGTACCGAGAAACAAGGTCCTGGTGGGAGAATTAAAGGTGGGCTTGAAATATCCTTAGCTCGTGCAACGACAAAAAGACGATCTTATCAACTTTGTGGGGGTTATGGTCATAATCGTCGTACTTGTAAACAATTTAATGGCGAAGGAAGTGATTACCAAGATGAAGAAAACATTATAGAGGTTGATGACAATGATATTGATGATTTAGCATAA
- the LOC115973247 gene encoding remorin-like, whose product MADEEPKKVETETPSEPPPPVERVHEAPKDVTEEKSVIPLPPADDEEKPVESKALAIVEKAPECADQKSNEGSVNRDAVLARVATEKRISLIKAWEESEKSKAENKAHKKLSSVGAWENSKKATLEAQLKQIEEQLEKKKAEYVEKMKNKVALIHKTAEEKRAEIEAKRGEEILKAEEVAAKYRATGTAPKKLFSCFSG is encoded by the exons ATGGCTGACGAGGAACCAAAAAAGGTGGAGACCGAAACACCCTCGGAGCCTCCGCCACCAGTTGAACGCGTCCATGAAGCTCCCAAAGATGTCACTGAGGAGAAATCTGTAATCCCACTTCCTCCTGCTGATGATGAAGAAAAGCCAGTAGAGTCCAAAGCGCTTGCTATTGTTGAAA AGGCTCCTGAGTGCGCTGATCAGAAAAGTAACGAGGGTTCTGTCAACCGGG ATGCTGTGCTTGCTAGAGTTGCAACAGAGAAGAGGATATCACTAATCAAGGCATGGGAAGAAAGTGAAAAGTCGAAAGCAGAGAACAA GGCTCATAAAAAGCTATCTTCTGTTGGGGCATGGGAGAACAGCAAGAAAGCAACTTTAGAGGCCCAATTAAAACAGATTGAG GAACaattggagaagaagaaggctGAATATgtggagaaaatgaaaaacaaagttgCTCTCATACACAAGACAGCAGAAGAAAAGAGGGCTGAAATTGAAGCTAAACGTGGGGAAGAAATTCTCAAGGCAGAGGAAGTGGCTGCAAAATACCGTGCCACTGGAACTGCTCCAAAGAAGCTCTTTAGTTGTTTTTCTGGCTGA
- the LOC115973245 gene encoding transcription factor MYB17-like produces MVKMGRAPCCDKDGVKRGAWSPEEDQLLVQYINKHGHGSWRTLPKHAGLLRCGKSCRLRWINYLRPDIKRGPFTAEEEDSIIQLQGMLGNRWAAIASQMPGRTDNEIKNYWNTHLKKRSLCSVPSPWVHKPSSKPETSNVKSESPSTRHMVQWESARVEAEARMSMELSLLDSSSMIKTECDYFLRLWSSEVGESFRKVNGKDAGVCQSPVSPKSSSIKCGSGSDVTIQAINTRTSACTNMKPEQADSYKPKVEDVMATSDSHTSYDLIDSSDSALELLLDFPDGEDSFQV; encoded by the exons ATGGTGAAGATGGGAAGAGCGCCATGTTGTGATAAGGATGGAGTTAAGAGAGGTGCTTGGAGTCCTGAAGAGGACCAACTCTTGGTACAGTACATTAACAAGCATGGCCATGGTAGCTGGCGTACACTCCCAAAGCATgctg GTCTCCTTCGATGTGGAAAGAGTTGTCGGCTCAGGTGGATAAACTATCTTCGCCCTGACATTAAACGTGGTCCATTTACAGCTGAGGAAGAGGATTCTATAATTCAGCTTCAAGGCATGCTTGGTAATAG GTGGGCTGCCATAGCATCACAGATGCCAGGAAGAACAGACAATGAGATTAAGAACTATTGGAACACTCATTTAAAGAAGCGTTCCCTTTGCTCAGTCCCTAGCCCATGGGTGCACAAGCCCTCCTCCAAACCAGAGACAAGTAATGTCAAATCTGAATCCCCTTCCACTCGCCACATGGTACAATGGGAGAGTGCCAGAGTTGAGGCCGAGGCTCGGATGTCAATGGAATTGTCACTACTTGACTCATCTTCGATGATAAAGACAGAATGTGATTACTTCCTCCGTCTATGGAGTTCTGAAGTTGGAGAATCGTTTCGGAAGGTCAATGGTAAAGATGCGGGAGTGTGTCAAAGCCCTGTCTCTCCAAAATCCTCATCAATAAAATGTGGTTCAGGTTCAGATGTCACAATACAAGCGATAAACACCAGGACCAGTGCATGTACTAACATGAAGCCAGAACAAGCAGATAGCTATAAACCAAAGGTAGAAGACGTTATGGCCACCTCGGATTCTCACACCTCTTATGATCTCATTGATTCTTCTGATTCAGCATTGGAGCTACTGCTAGATTTCCCAGATGGTGAGGACAGCTTTCAAGTATAG